CCCGCGCGCTCAGCCCCCTCCTCCGGGTACGGCTCAGTCAGGGCGATCTCGCCCGCGGCGAGCATGTACCCGAAGCGTTCGTTGAGCTCCGCGAGCCGTTCCGCGGTCGGCGCGGTCTTCACATACAGCAGCAGCGCATCGCGCTCACCGGGCGTGTGCGAGGGGAACCAGCGCAGGTCGACGTAGTTGCTCCAGAACTCGTGGACATGCTCGACCGCCGCCGCCGCGGAATCAGTGATGAGTACCCGGTCGAGGTCTCCCGGCGTGACGTAGCCGCCGCGCTCGAGCTCGTCCACCACGAAGCCTTTGAAACTCTCCCAGTAGGTGCCGCCGGGCCGGTCAAGCAGCACGATCGGCACGGGCACCATCTTGCCCGTCTGCTGCAGCGTCAGCAGCTCGAACGTCTCATCCATCGTGCCGAACCCGCCGGGCAGGCAGATGAACGCGCTGGACTCTTTCACCAGCATGAGCTTGCGCGTGAAGAAGTACTTCATCGCCACGTGGCGTTCGTCGTTCGCGACGAACGCGTTCGGCTCTTCCTCGAACGGCAGCCTGATGGAGACCCCAAGCGAGTGCTCCGCCCCGGCCCCGATGGCCGCGGCCTCCATGATGCCCGGGCCGGCGCCGGTGACCACCATCCAGTTGTCTTCGGACAGCTCACGCGCGCTCTCCTGCGCTGCCGCGTAGAGCAGGTCCCCCGGCTTCGTGCGGGCGGAGCCGAAGATCGTCGCCTTGCGAACGCCCGCGTACGGGGCAAACAGGGCGAACGCGTGGCGCATCTCTTCGAGCGCCGCCGATGAGATCTTCAGGTCGAGGCGCGAAGCGCCGTCTGCCGCGAGGCCCAGGCCAGTCTTGATGATGCGGCGCACGAGCGCGCGCTGGCCGGTCACCCCCGCCGACCTGAGCAGCTCATCGAGTGCCTCGTCCGTGTGCGTGTTCTCTGGGGCTGTCATGCCCCCAGTCTAGGAGTTCGCGGGGGTCAAAGCGCTAGGCTACGAGCATGCCCAGCAGGCGGACGCACATCGCACCCCACGCGCCAGGCGGCCAGCTCGCCGCGGCACTCACCGCGCTTCGGGAAGCGAGCGGGATCACCGACGCTTTCCCGCCCCCGGCCCTCGCAGAGGCACAAACCAGGGTTCCCCCGGAGCCCGAGCTCGACCTCAGGCACATCGAGTTCGTGACGCTCGACCCCGCGGAATCGCGCGACCTCGACCAGGCCTTTCACATCGAACGGACCGGTGACCCAGAGTCCGCAGGCCGCGGGTTCACCCTCAGGTACGCGATCGCAGACGTGCCAGGTTTTGTCAGCGCGGGCGGCGCGCTCGATGCCGAGGCCCGGCGCCGCGGCCAGACGCTCTATCTTCCCGACGGCTCGGTGCCGCTGCATCCCCGCGAGCTCAGCGAAGGGCGCGCCTCCCTCCTCCCAGACGTCGATCGCAGCGCCTACGTCTGGACCATCGAGCTCGACGCCCACGGGCGCTCGACCCTCGACGGCGCCGCCGTGACCGAACCCCGCGTCGAGCGCGCCCGCATCCGATCCCGCGCGAAACTCGACTACGTCTCGGCTCAGGCCGCAGTCGATGCGGCCTCAACGGGCGCGAGCGCACTCACGGGCCCGCTCGCGCTCCTCCCAGAGCTCGGCGAGCTGCGCATCGCGTGCGAACGGGAGCGCGGCGGGGCGAGCCTCAACATGGCAGAGGAAGAGGTGATCCGCGACGACCGCGGGTACCGGATCGAGCGCCGCTTCCCGCTCCGCGTCGAAGAGTGGAACGCGCAGCTCTCCCTGCTCACCGGGATGGCCGCGGGCCGCATCATGCTCGACGGCGGGATCGGGATTCTCCGCACGATGTCGCCGCCCGACGTGGCCGCGCTCGCCGAGTTTCGGGAGCGCGTCGCGGCGCTCGGGCTCCCCTGGCCCGAAAACATCCCGTACGGCGAGTACCTCCGCACCGTGCCGGCCGACACCCCGGCGGGCGCCGCCGTACTGCACGCCGCGTCGAGCCTCTTCCGCGGCGCCGATTACGCCGCGTTCGGCGTCGAGCGCGACGGCGAGGTGCTCGTGCCGCCCGCTCACCCCGAGCAGGCTGCCATCGCCGCCCCCTACGCCCACGTGACCGCGCCGCTGCGGCGTCTCGTCGACAGGTGGGGTCTCGCCATCTGCGAGGCCCTGTGCGCCAGCCGAGAGGTGCCCGCGTGGGCCCGCGAGAGTCTCGGCGACGTGCCGGGGCTCATGCGATCCTCAGCGTCCCTCGCCGGGAGGCTCGGCTCTGAAGCGCTCGACCGCATCGAGGCGGCGCTGCTCCGCGACCGCGCGGGCGAGGAGTTTGACGCCGTCGTGCTCGAGGCCCGCGGCGAGACCGCGCGCGTGCAGATCGTCGACCCTGCCGTGACCGCCCGGATGCCAAACCCGGGCGGCGCGCTCGTCGCCGGTCGCCACGCCCGCGTCCGGGTAATCCGGGCAGACGTCGCGACCGGCGCGATCGAGCTCTCCGCCGTCTGAGCCGCCCCGGCAGGCGGAGCGGCCCGCGGGCTACTCGAACCGGGTCGCGGCGAGTGGCAGTTCGCTCCGCACAGAGCGGAACACGACGAGGATCGCCACGGCGGCGAGCCCCAAGCAGACCCCGACGAGCCCGAGGTAGCTCGCGTCGGGCAGCGTCACCTGCCGGTCCCCACCGCTCAGCGCGACCACGACCGCCCACGCGGTGAGGAAGCCCAGCCCGATCGTGATGAGGAACACGGTCGCGAGCGGCAGCGCGGTCTCAATGACGATCATGCGTCTGAGCGTCGCCGCGGGCATCCCGCTCAGGCGGAGCAGGCCGAGCTGACGGCGGCGGTCGATCATGCCCGCTATCGTCGAGACGGAGAGCGAGATCACGGAGATGAGCGTGGCGATCAGGATCCCGATCCACGCCAGGCTCACGTACTGGCGAGCGAACCGAGTCGCGCCCGCGTCCGTGCTCTCCGCCCGCGTCGCGGGCAGCGTCGACAGGCTGAGGTCGTTCGTCGTCATCGCGGTGCGCGCGCGCTCGAGCGACCCTGGCTGTCCGTCGGTGAGCACCATCACGAGCGTGGGCGTTGCGGTCTCGGCGGCGGCAGCCGGCACACCGATCGTGTCAATGTCTCGCCCAAGCTCGAAGTTGCTGAAGTAGGGCTGTTCGAGCCAGAGCCACTCTGCGGTGCCCGGGTCGAGGCCGATCGCCCGGGCGTCGTCTGCTTCCATCACAAAGCCACCGCTGAACAGCGCCTCGTCGGCCCCCTCGGGGACGTTAGACCCCGCGGCCTCGGCGTCGTACCAGCCGACGCTGATGACCCTGTCGACTCCCTGCGTCTCGGCCACGCGCGTGAGGCCTGCCGTCTGCCGACCCGCGTCGACCTCGATGCCCACACTCGCCGTGAGCGCGTCGACTGGCACGAGCTCCGTGGGCGGCACGTCAGCGACCTCCTCGGCAGTCTCGGTCGTCGTCCCGACCGCGAAAACGGTCACCACGAACAGCGCGAGTACGAGGCCGCTCACCGAGCGGAACGTCGCGCGCGGGTGCCTGGCGATCCTGCGCATCGCGAGCACGCCCGCGGCGCTACGGGCGCGGGCGGCGCCCGCCCCGCTCACGACCGCTGCGAGCCACGGCCCGGCGAGCACGATGCCGACCGTAATGAGGACGAAGCCGACAAGGATCGCGATATCCGGTACCCCGATATCGAGCCCCGACGCGGCGACCGCCGGCGCGGCGATCACAGCGGCGCCAAGCGCGAGCGGCACAAGCGACCACCACCTCGGCCGACGCTCCCGCTGCTCGCGGCTGCCGCCGAGCGGGCCGAGCCCCGCACGGAGGGCAGTGAGGAAGGCGACGACGCCGGCGAGCAGCGCGGTGCCGAGGGCGGCGAGCACCATCGCCCACACCGGAACGCTGAGGTCCGAGAGGAAGAAGCGCGACCCCTCGATCTCGACGAGCGCCGCGAGCGGGCGAACCGCGAAGAAGAGGCCGATGCCAGCGATGGCTCCAAGCAGGGCTGGGATCATTGCTTCAAGCCCGGCAAGCACGGCCACGAGGCGTGGCGAGGCTCCGATGAGCCGGATCGTTGAGAAGCGCTCGGCTCGGGCGGCCTGCCCGAGCTTCGTCACGATGGAGATGAGCACGGCGACTGGGAACAGCACGGCGATACCACCGACGATCGCGATCATGGCGTACGCGGGGCTCGGGAACCGTATGCCTGAGAGCTCGGTGTGCAGGCTCGCGCCGAGCAGCGGCTCGACCGTCGCGGCGTCTTCCCCGACAATCGCGAGCTTCGTCTCTGGGCCGAGGAGGGCCTCGGGCCCGACAGTACCGATGCGGGTGCCGAAACGGTCACCCAGCTGGTCCGCCGGGGCGGCGTCGATGAGGGCCGCGAGCGCCGGGGAGGCGTAGTACTCCCCCGGCCTCGGGGCGCGGTCAATGCCCGGCACCGCGACCGTGGAGTCGGGTGTCGCAGCGATCGAGACTCGCGTGATGGCTTCCCCGTTGAAGTAGTCGCCAGCGCCGCCGAGCATCCCGCTCGGTGCGACCCAGACGGTGTCGTCCCCGAACTCGAGCTCTGCGACCTGTCCGGTCTTGAACGCGCTGTCGAGAGGCCAGGTCGACCGGGCGCTCCGGTCGCCGAGCGCCTGATAGGCGGCGAGAACCAGCAGCAGGAGCGCGACGCCGACGGCAACACCCGCGGCGATGCCACCCAGGCGTTTCAGGCCACCACGCTCGCGCGAGGCAAGCACCCAGCCGAGCGTGAGCGCCCTCATCGGCTGAGCCCCGACAGCTTGCCGTCGCGCACGACGATCTCGCGGTCTGCGTACGCGGCGGTGCGGGCGTCGTGGGTGACGAGTACGACGGTGGTGCCCGAAGCCCGCGAGAGCTCGGTGAGGGTGAGCATGACCTGCTCGGCCGACAGTGAGTCGAGCGCGCCGGTCGGCTCGTCTGCGAAGATCACCTTGGGGGCGGTCACGAGGGCGCGAGCAATGGCAACGCGCTGCGCCTGCCCACCCGAGAGCTCTGACGGGAGCTTCTCGGCGTGATCGGCAAGCCCGAGCCGTTCGAGCCACCGCCGGGCCTGTCGCAGCGCTACCTTCCTCGCCTGGCCGGCAAGCAGCAGCGGGAGCGACACGTTGTCTACCGCGCTGAGGTCGGGCAGCAGCTGACCGAACTGGAAGACGAAGCCGAACTCGGAGAGCCTCAGCTTCGCGCGGGCGGCCTCGCCAAGTGCGCTGAGCTCAGCGGTCTCGCTGGTCGAGGGGTCGCGGTACGACGCGGTGCCGCTGTCTGGCGTCAGCACCCCGGCGAGGATGTGGAGCAGGGTCGACTTGCCGGAGCCCGAGGGCCCCATGATCGCGAGGATCTCGCCCTGCGCAACGTCGAGGTCGACGCCGCGCAGGGCGACGTCCATGCCGAATGACCGCTCAATGCCGCGGACGCTGAGCACCGGGTTCATCGTGCGACCTCCGCTCGCAGTTCGCCGAGCCTCGCAGACGTGAGTTCGATCCAGCGGAGGTCTGCCTCGATGTGGAACAGCGCGTGGTCGAGGACGAGCACGGTGGCCAGGTCGGCCCCGAGCTTTCGCCGCGTGAGCTCGCGCATCCGTGCGAGGTGCTCGGCGCGCTGCAGGTCGAGCAACCGCGCCGCATCATCGTCGAGCAGTAGCGCGATGATCGTCTTCGCAAAGAGGTTGCTCTGCAGCGCCGGCGAGGGGGTATCGGCGGAGAACAGCCACTGCTCAAGTTCGGCGCGGCCGGCCGGGGTGATCTCGTAGCGCTTCCGGTCGGGGCCGCCGCCGGCCTCGTCGCCGAGCAGCGCGATGAAGCCGTGCTTCATGAGGCGGGCGAGCGTCGCGTAGACCTGGCCGAAGGCGAGCGGCTTCTCGGCGCCGAAGTGCCTGTCGTAGTCGTGCTTCAGGTCGTACCCGTACCCTGAGCCGGTTCCGAGCAGCCCGAGGAGAGTGTGGGAAGAGTCCATCGTTGCCATACACCGAGCGTATACTCGCAGTGTATAGTGGCGCAAGCCGCGTGCGTTCGATCACTCTTCTGGAGATCTGCAGATCAAATGCAAGAACGGCCCCAGCCCTGCATACGATCGGCAGATCGCAGGGGTTGGGGCCGTTCTGGCGGCGGGTGCCGACCTGGGCCGCTGGGGCCGGGCCGGCGGCGGGTGCCGGCCGCTACTTGACGGCGAGCACCTCGGGGGCGCCCGACTCGCGCTCGTGCCCCATCTCGTCAGCGATGCGGTTCGCCTCCTCGATGAGGGTGACGACAATCTCTGACTCGGGCACGGTCTTGATGACCTCGCCCTTCACGAAGATCTGACCCTTGCCATTACCCGAGGCGACGCCAAGGTCGGCCTCGCGTGCCTCGCCGGGGCCGTTCACGACGCAGCCCATGACCGCGACGCGCAGCGGCACCGTCATACCCTCAAGGCCCTTGGTGACCTCTTCGGCGAGCGTGTAGACGTCGACCTGCGCGCGGCCGCACGAGGGGCACGACACGATCTCGAGCTTGCGCTCGCGAAGGTTCAGCGACTGCAAGATCTGCAGGCCGACCTTGACCTCTTCGACGGGGGGCGCCGACAGCGACACACGAATCGTGTCACCGATGCCCTCAGAGAGCAGAATGCCGAACGCCGTGGCACTCTTGATGGTGCCCTGGAACGCGGGGCCAGCCTCGGTCACGCCGAGGTGCAGCGGCCAGTCACCGGCGGCGGCGAGCTGCCGGTACGCCTTCGTCATCACGATGGGGTCGTTGTGCTTCACCGAAATCTTGAAGTCGTGGAAGTCGTGCTCCTCGAAAAGCGACGCCTCCCAAACCGCGCTCTCGACGAGCGCCTCGGCGGTGGGCTTGCCGTACTTCTGCAGCAGGCGACGGTCGAGGGAGCCGGCGTTCACGCCGATCCTGAGCGAGACGCCCGCATCCTTCGCGGCCTTCGC
This portion of the Leucobacter komagatae genome encodes:
- a CDS encoding LOG family protein, which produces MTAPENTHTDEALDELLRSAGVTGQRALVRRIIKTGLGLAADGASRLDLKISSAALEEMRHAFALFAPYAGVRKATIFGSARTKPGDLLYAAAQESARELSEDNWMVVTGAGPGIMEAAAIGAGAEHSLGVSIRLPFEEEPNAFVANDERHVAMKYFFTRKLMLVKESSAFICLPGGFGTMDETFELLTLQQTGKMVPVPIVLLDRPGGTYWESFKGFVVDELERGGYVTPGDLDRVLITDSAAAAVEHVHEFWSNYVDLRWFPSHTPGERDALLLYVKTAPTAERLAELNERFGYMLAAGEIALTEPYPEEGAERAGLARVRLVPRPHAIGELYRLIRALNEKAPVDPSAEA
- a CDS encoding RNB domain-containing ribonuclease produces the protein MPSRRTHIAPHAPGGQLAAALTALREASGITDAFPPPALAEAQTRVPPEPELDLRHIEFVTLDPAESRDLDQAFHIERTGDPESAGRGFTLRYAIADVPGFVSAGGALDAEARRRGQTLYLPDGSVPLHPRELSEGRASLLPDVDRSAYVWTIELDAHGRSTLDGAAVTEPRVERARIRSRAKLDYVSAQAAVDAASTGASALTGPLALLPELGELRIACERERGGASLNMAEEEVIRDDRGYRIERRFPLRVEEWNAQLSLLTGMAAGRIMLDGGIGILRTMSPPDVAALAEFRERVAALGLPWPENIPYGEYLRTVPADTPAGAAVLHAASSLFRGADYAAFGVERDGEVLVPPAHPEQAAIAAPYAHVTAPLRRLVDRWGLAICEALCASREVPAWARESLGDVPGLMRSSASLAGRLGSEALDRIEAALLRDRAGEEFDAVVLEARGETARVQIVDPAVTARMPNPGGALVAGRHARVRVIRADVATGAIELSAV
- a CDS encoding FtsX-like permease family protein, with protein sequence MRALTLGWVLASRERGGLKRLGGIAAGVAVGVALLLLVLAAYQALGDRSARSTWPLDSAFKTGQVAELEFGDDTVWVAPSGMLGGAGDYFNGEAITRVSIAATPDSTVAVPGIDRAPRPGEYYASPALAALIDAAPADQLGDRFGTRIGTVGPEALLGPETKLAIVGEDAATVEPLLGASLHTELSGIRFPSPAYAMIAIVGGIAVLFPVAVLISIVTKLGQAARAERFSTIRLIGASPRLVAVLAGLEAMIPALLGAIAGIGLFFAVRPLAALVEIEGSRFFLSDLSVPVWAMVLAALGTALLAGVVAFLTALRAGLGPLGGSREQRERRPRWWSLVPLALGAAVIAAPAVAASGLDIGVPDIAILVGFVLITVGIVLAGPWLAAVVSGAGAARARSAAGVLAMRRIARHPRATFRSVSGLVLALFVVTVFAVGTTTETAEEVADVPPTELVPVDALTASVGIEVDAGRQTAGLTRVAETQGVDRVISVGWYDAEAAGSNVPEGADEALFSGGFVMEADDARAIGLDPGTAEWLWLEQPYFSNFELGRDIDTIGVPAAAAETATPTLVMVLTDGQPGSLERARTAMTTNDLSLSTLPATRAESTDAGATRFARQYVSLAWIGILIATLISVISLSVSTIAGMIDRRRQLGLLRLSGMPAATLRRMIVIETALPLATVFLITIGLGFLTAWAVVVALSGGDRQVTLPDASYLGLVGVCLGLAAVAILVVFRSVRSELPLAATRFE
- a CDS encoding ABC transporter ATP-binding protein, with product MNPVLSVRGIERSFGMDVALRGVDLDVAQGEILAIMGPSGSGKSTLLHILAGVLTPDSGTASYRDPSTSETAELSALGEAARAKLRLSEFGFVFQFGQLLPDLSAVDNVSLPLLLAGQARKVALRQARRWLERLGLADHAEKLPSELSGGQAQRVAIARALVTAPKVIFADEPTGALDSLSAEQVMLTLTELSRASGTTVVLVTHDARTAAYADREIVVRDGKLSGLSR
- the ispG gene encoding flavodoxin-dependent (E)-4-hydroxy-3-methylbut-2-enyl-diphosphate synthase translates to MPKVPEVLAPRRKTRQIKVGSIGVGSNSQISVQSMTTTPTTDINGTLQQIAELTAAGCDIVRVAVPSQDDADVLHIIAKKSQIPVIADIHFQPRYIYAAIDAGCAAVRVNPGNIRQFDGNVGQIAKAAKDAGVSLRIGVNAGSLDRRLLQKYGKPTAEALVESAVWEASLFEEHDFHDFKISVKHNDPIVMTKAYRQLAAAGDWPLHLGVTEAGPAFQGTIKSATAFGILLSEGIGDTIRVSLSAPPVEEVKVGLQILQSLNLRERKLEIVSCPSCGRAQVDVYTLAEEVTKGLEGMTVPLRVAVMGCVVNGPGEAREADLGVASGNGKGQIFVKGEVIKTVPESEIVVTLIEEANRIADEMGHERESGAPEVLAVK
- a CDS encoding PadR family transcriptional regulator, with product MATMDSSHTLLGLLGTGSGYGYDLKHDYDRHFGAEKPLAFGQVYATLARLMKHGFIALLGDEAGGGPDRKRYEITPAGRAELEQWLFSADTPSPALQSNLFAKTIIALLLDDDAARLLDLQRAEHLARMRELTRRKLGADLATVLVLDHALFHIEADLRWIELTSARLGELRAEVAR